One Glycine max cultivar Williams 82 chromosome 1, Glycine_max_v4.0, whole genome shotgun sequence genomic window, CACATTAGCCCACAAAAAAAGGGCCCAGAATTCAAAAAGCAGAAACTAACGGCTACTTCCTTTTCAGAAAGGTTTTAGTAAAAACGCGTAAGCGTCAACGATCATATTCACCGTCTTTTATAAACCCCACAACGTTGTTCTCTGCAATTCGTTCAATCTTTTTCTGAGCAAAACATTCACCTTTTGGAATTATTAGGTTATCTTTGCATCCGATTTTCAATGGAGACCCCATCATCCACCAGAAGAGTAACAAGATCACAGGCTTTGTCTGCTTCCAATGATGCCCTCATCACAGTTTCCAGTGAGTAATTTTctcttcttcaatttttctttctccAAACTCACCTTAAATAACATCATTCATTTGTCTTTTTGCAGGAAAGATTGAAGATTCTGAAAAGAACGCATCAAAGTCAAAATCAAGGGTGCAACAACAAGACCAATCCGCACTAATAGACATAACAAATGATTCCCCAATCGTGGGACTTGCGAATGGGGTAATTCTTGGTACCCCATTGGCGAAGCAGAGAGGAAGCAGAATAAAGAACACGCCAGGGTCTGGGGAAGCCTTGCTGAGGGGTCAAGTGAAGACCCTTTTGCTTAAAGTGGAAGAGGAGATTGAACTTTCCAAGTTCTCGCTTGAAAGCACGGAACTTGTTGCACCAATGCCCGTGAATACGCCTCAAATTCAGAATCTTTCTGGTTTGGCTTCGGTTACCACCCCTTCTGTTGTTCTCCAACAACCACTAATTCCTCAGGTTTGTCGATTCTTTACCAATGGATAATGCCTAACAACGTGTTCTTTTGACAACGAACTAGGACGTGTTTGGTTGgaattattttcaaagaaattatagcttcattttaaaataacacacgaaaaaaaaaggtcatcatttttaaataatctgAGTCAAACATGTATTGAATTGTTTAATgaaacccattttttttttttaaaagagtatATTGAATTCTTATGCAGGAATGCataagaacttttttttttcactccacCCCATGTTTATTTCTGTTTTCGTTTCTTGTTTTCACTCTTAATTTATAATTctgaaacattttttaatcttttttttttagttttaaatgcttgtataagaaataaagaaaccaaaaaaaaataaaaaaaaaaaaaatatatatatatatatatatatagtgtttcTTCCACAAATccttaaaaataagaaacaagttGAAAACAAGGTAATtttatagtttatctttttaaattttatgcgTCATGACATAAtatcatcaaatttttaattaatgttgtgtCATAACTTTTGGTGGCAGGTGGTGAATCATGTATTTGATGGTTCTGAATCTGAAAAGAGTGTGATAAGCAGATCCCTTTTATTTGACTTCTCAGAGAAATCTCAACTTTCGAATGCATCAGAAGAATGTTTCTCTGAGCTGAGTTATGAGGAAGTAGTACAAGCTGAAAGGGAAATTAGGAGCTGCTTcatagaagatgatgatgcttCTATGAGTTCTATCTGGTCAATGCAGGTCAATGCAAGCACccatgatgaagatgatgaggaAATAGCTGAAGATGAAGAAGGTTGTTATTCTGAAaatgttgaagaagaaaaagaagaaaatgatggaggGTTGCTGCTTGATGAATTGTGTGAAGGGTTGAACAACATTAGCATGAATGAAAGGATAGCTCCAAAATTTGAAGGAAAGCACACAAGATTTGCTTACAACAGTGATGATGAGATTGTGAAAGAAGAGGTGGAAGAAAACTTTGGTGAGAGTGATTCTTCATCTAACATATTGCGTTTGAAAGGATTGCCAACTCCAAAAGGGAAACACTTGCGCTTTTATGAGGAAGAGGAGGGAAAATCTGTTTTGTGATTCCTAGATGGACTTTTTGGCATATTCATGAATGCTTCTCCAATAATTGTCATTTAAgttcttgttttgtttcttttggtCTCGACGTAGTTCACTGGtagattctttgttttttttgttaaaataaatggaAAACGACGGACCACAATTTAGTGATCAAACGTCCATGTAAAACTGATTGCAttcttatgaaattattttgtaCCTAAATGCTTCGCATTTTAAATTCAACTTAATTCACCGAATTAAAtggataattaatttcataggATATAATGAGGATCTTTCTAACAAATATTGTAAGATGGCTAAAAAAGATACTGTCAAATACTCTAAGACTTGGTTAAAACAAGAATTCTACGttctacaaaatattttttcttttttctttataaaaaaactaagtattaattttttgtatagtTTCATTCTTGATATTTAGATTGAATGGATCGAGCAATTTTAGTTTCCAAGATTTTCAAAAACCTTTTATTTCTGATTTTGTATAttcattttagtccttttttcatttaatatttcactaatattttgtatataagaataaaaaggaaagactaattaaaaatcatgccctattaaaaagattttaaaaccCCATGGACTATAATATTCAATTCATACAATcttttcctttcaaaaaaaaattcatacaatCTTAGGAATCAATTTGAGTGTTTAGTTATATTCTAAtgtaacaaatattattttaataatcagtgtttattttttttactttcatttgttaTAGAAATATAGTTTTTCATTTGATGGATAAAATCCCTACCGTTGGGGGGCAACTGTTGTAGTTATCTATTGAGTTAAATAATAGAAGTAACAGGTTAATTCtgcacaaattttaaaaatcgtcTTCTACTCATGATTTACAGATGTACACGCGTCGAACCGCGTTAAATAACCCGCGGATCACTTGTACAAAACAACGACCACGTAATATTAAAATGGGTACCTACCGGGTCATGTTCTTGTGGCTAATACTCTACGGTGAATCGCTCTATAGCCTATAGAAGATAAATGAAACCCAATATAATGATTTACAATTGGGTTTCAACACAATTAGTAGCTGGAATATGTACACACATATTTACGGTCCTGCTACATACTTCTCAAGAATCAGAACTTAGAACCAGGGATGCCACGTTGGATCCATCATGCACAAGTTTCTTGGGTTCAAGGCAGCTTCAACCAACTCAGTAACACCCCTCTGCACAGGTTGTGGTGGATCCATAACGTTTTCCTCctgtataaaaaaacaaacgtAAATACTAAATATTGAAATAGCAGCATACAATATACCATGTGATCCCCTTTTCTTCCCCTTTGTCTTGGTACTTATTAAAGAGCATCCATAAACTTGTCCAAAGGATAAAAATGGATTGCTTTATTTTTACTAACCCATCATATACTAAGAAATTTGTTACATTTCATCTATCAAATACTATTAGAAAGGAAACCTGATTGTAGAATTTCCAAATAAATTAAAGCAAAGGATAAATAatttcagaaaattgataaggGCACGCAATTTTGTTAGTTGCTCACCTCTTCAGAAAAATTCTGAGGAGCAATTCCCTTAACCCTTGTAATAACATGTTCCACATTTGTGATAACTTTCTGTTTGAAGTCAACAGGGCTCATAGTACCACCTGCAGCCATAGAGGCAATGGGCATCCCAAGCGGTCTTCTCCAAGACCAAGACAGTAGCTCATCACGGAAAAACATTGCTAGATGATGCCATAGGTGCTGGCTTTGCTGCAATACCAGTAATTTAAGAACGAATCAATTGGTGATCTTGCATGACATGAATTAAAATCaagatattgatattgaaaagCATTCAAGTTTCtgttatgtatgtatgtattctCAGTTCTCACTTTAGGTGAAGCCACAGCCTGTGCAGCTGCACACATTGAAGATACGATAAGGCCTTCCACTCCATGGGAGAAGAAGGCTTGCATATTCCTTGTCAGCCTAAATGGGACAGGCTCATTAAACTCAATCAATCCATTTGCATCATACGCAGGGTGAAAATcagtttgaaatatttttccaGTGTTCTTTGCAAACAAAATCTTATTCGGGGACCTCCCACCAATTTGTAGCATGAAGGACATGAAACTTGAAAGGGCTAACTGGATGGCGAATTGCTTCTTGAAAGCCCAACTATGGTTGCCACTAGGTAGAGTTTTGTACATATACTGTGAAAAGATGTTGTCATTAACaagattttttgttatttcattaTAGGCTTGCAGACGGAGATCCACAACAGCTTCTGGTGATATTTGGCCTGATATAGCTTGGTTCAATTGCTCCTTGAAATAGGTTATTGGAAGATCTGCCTCACGGTCATTCCTAGCACAATGATTCTCATAGACCTCAAGGAAAGTGCTATACATCAAATCATCTTCTACCATGCGAACCTGTCCATGCAAAAATTCAAGTAGgattattaaaatatacttttaagtaGGTAAAGGTTTCATTTGCAGTCATGGTAGTCTTGATTGCAATCAAGACCATGAGTCTATCTCTCTAAAAGAAATAgaagtgaaaaaaagaaaaaaatgtacagggaaaattaatttaactaacCTGGGACCAAACAGGAATAATTATCGGTGTGTGAATGCATATGTGACGGCGTCTTGATTCCTTGTGCTTCTCAAACATTTGGTTCATCACACGGAAAAGCTGCAGTATGCGTTCATCACTTCTAGCATTGGGAGTCAAAGATGTCTGGACAATAAAATGGCGTTGGGAACCATCAGAGCCAATTAGAGTCAAGCGCCGAAAACTGCTCCCATGCCTCTGCACAATTGGAATATCAGCAGCAACCCTATCCAACTTCACGGTATGATCTGGTGCAATTTCctgcaagaaaataaaacaaagaatgAGTATGGGATGCACCAAATACTCCCCAGGTCAACTTgaggttttatatatatatatatatatatatatatatatatatatatatatatatatatatatatatatataaggcttTTGACattgtttgaaaataaaacCAGAAGCAGTCACCTGATCAGTGAAATATTGCCCTGGAACTTCAACATCAATAACGTGGAAGTCCCGCAATaccttgctttcttcttccaaCTTTAATACTGCTGGAAACCTATCCTCAACATTGCTTTGAAGAACATTTTTCCAGTGTTTCAACCGCTCAGTCAGTTGAGACAAAGTGGATGGGAAAGTAGCAGTGCTTTCTGGATCAAGATCACGTTCAAAATCCTGTTTGTACTCCCTTACAAAATCAACATGCTTATTTACAGCATCAGCAGAAAAGCAAGCCCTACAAACACCCGAGAGCTCTTTCTTGAGAGACTGAGGAACTTCTGCAGTTGTAGCTGTTGGATATTTGTAGCAGCGGTGGAGCAAAGCATTAACCACTGCCAAAAGTCTCTCTTCGGGAAGAGTGACAAACCTTGAACCAATTTCTGTTAACAGGGTctgcaaaataaaatgttgTCATAATCATCCAAGTATCTTGTAGTTTAGGCAACACATGAACCAGATGTTATTTTCAGATACATTGGCACAATTCACAACATAACAGGTATGATGAGCAAATCATTTTAATTCGGTGCTAGACTGCTAGTTCAATCCACAGAAACATTATGCAAACAACATGAAAGATGAGCTTCCAGGAAATACCAAAAGTAGAAAATTTTGCTACATATCCAAGTTTATATCAAATATCTACAGTTCTTCATGTGCCTTTGTTCAGTGTTTCCCTTCATGTCAAATTTGctacattgataattgattcaTAGCTCCAATCAATAAATGTATACAGTTATCCCATTGTTTGTCCTAATTCCTAAGTGCTAGCAGCAataatttagtttgattttgagACCAAGTGCAGAACTCTTTCACACATGCAATCGGGAGAAAGGTTGGGAGATGGTGAGGTTGCATAGCATTACTGTTAAACAAAGCAAATTAAACTTAAACCCCTGAAAGAAAATCACCTCGAGTTCACTGGCCAAATTAGCATGCTTTCCCCTAAGAGCCTCCATTATATCTTTTGCAGCCTCAAAAGCACTGGCAGCTGAAGCCACAAATCCTAAAGCACCAGGACGTCTTAAAGTATTTTGACCACCTTCATTTCCAGAAACTTGCTGCAAAGGTTGGTCATTTCCATTGTGTATGCTGCTTTCTGCAATTGTAGACCTTTCGGGTTCTTGCCCATGTGAGTTTCCACCATCATGAGATCCAATTCCACCTGGCTGGGAGCCTTGGTGAACTTGAATATCAGATGGCAAGTTACTGCCACCTGGACCTTGTACTCTTGAATTTCCATCAGACAACCCACCAAGAGAACCAACACTAGTAGTACCAGAAACACTTTGTTGAGTTCTTTGTTGAGCCATTGCTATTCTACCAAGTTCAGATTTATTGGCAACATCACGTCGTTCCAGCAAGTATGTGCGCAACCAATAATACAGAGCCTGAAATTCAGGAGAAGAAAGTAAGATAATTTAGGATCTAAAAAACATTTCCAATGAACAAATGCAATTATGCAAACATCACCTGAGGATACAATGTTGCAATCTTCAAAAGAACAAGTTTACAGTGAGGAGCTTCTGTCCTCTGCAGGGAGAGTAAGAGCTGTGGAATCCAAGAAAGCCAAACCCAGTGTGGTACTTGTTCATAGTACTTATCAAATGACCTTCCAACAGGCTCATTAGGAGTATCGAAGCTAAGAAGATAAAGCACACGAGCAAGATGGCTTCTTGAATTGGACACACCAAATTTTATACCTTGCAATAAGCAGCTGACAGCATATTCCAACCAAATCTCATCCTGAGTTTCTCTGTAAGCCTATTTGAAGTAGATGACAGATAAGTACAAAGCTCAAGTTAATACTTAATGGTCATAGAAAGTAACATGAAAAACAGATATGAGTAGTTACCATATCACAGTAGTTTCCCCAGCTTATCCATCCTTTAGGCAAGTTTTTGAAAAGACTAATAGCATTTGAATAGTTAAGATTAGCAGCCTCAGAATCATTCAATTTTAACAAGAAATCCCCTTTCAGACGGAAAATTTCAGCCTTGTGCTTTGCAGGAAAATACTCTAGATTAGTGCTGTTGATCAGATTAATACCATTTGTAAGTTCTCCCTTATTTTCTAGGTATGCCTTTGCCTGTTCAGTTATCTTAACAAATGCTTCCTGTAAATACATCAAAAAGAGCAGATCAGATAAAGTCTACACAAGTTCTCAAATATCAGAGTTCACTGTAGTCAAATATGGACACATACTCCGGAAATAAAACAGGTATACTAAtgctatgcatatatatatgcaaatgTAATTGTTAAGAATTCCTATGTATGCACCAATATGGACACATACTCCAGAAATAAAACAGAACTTGACATATGATGATAAGGTCAAAAAATTATCAGAACAATTATCAATACAATGCATGTAAATCCCACCCCGAAGAATAGACCCATATATAATTCAAAATGTATAGATACTGACATaatgataaaagcaaagaatcCTCTAACTACAACAGAAGTGGTTATCATACCTGCACTTCCATGGTTGAATGGCCATATAATTTTTCAAGTATGGTGACACAAACATCAAAAAGGCCTTGCTTACGAGCAATGTGAGCAAGCCTGTTGACAGTCCATGCTTTGTCACGGTAACCAAGATGATGAAGTGCTGAATTTGTGGTGCCAAAATCTTTGAAAGCGTCTATGACAGAGTTGTACATTTCATTCCTCCACTGCAGCAAATCATACCAAACAGACATATTATCCCATTCATTTGGAGTTCTTAGTCTCCACGTCTCAAGAATGTCCTTCAGATCGGCATAAAGGTTTCCTTGCACACCAACCACCGAATTTCCAGAGAGTTTATTTCCATTGGAAATGTCCATTAGAATCCTAGCTGACTCTTGAACTTCAACTATTTGTTGGAATTGCTGCAGGAGAGGAATTCTGGAATGAACAGACATTTCAGGCAGCTGCCACCATTGTTCCAGAGCAAGATCAACACCTTTACCTACCATATTCTCAGCATCACCCACtccatttgtatttttatcatgaAGAGCAAAGTATGCTTGAATTAGACGAAGCTTTGGAGTTTCTTCCACTTGAGCCTTGGGAATGACGTGCTCCTTCATATACGTCCAGTCAGGAAGTTTCCAAAGACTGTCAAGCAGAATTTCATAATTCTCAACACTCTTGCCAAAGTCAGCTAGTGCATCCCATTGACTAAGTTGACTGGCACAGTATAACCATTGCTCCTCCCATAGACACATCTCAGCCTTGGGTACAGTGTTATTGTATGTTCCTTGAGTTGCCTTCACCATGGCTTGATAGAACAGGCTTTGGGCACGGTGCCAGTAACCATGCTGAACAAGAGAAAGCCCAGCCCGGGTTTCGGCAGTGACTGATCTCTTCTTCCACAACCCACATCTCATATCCTCTTCATTGAGCAAACGATAGAGCTCGGCCAGAGACTCAGAGCATTTGGAATCATTCGGGAACAACATAACATGACTTTCCAGCAAAGCCAGTGCAATGTGCCATGCATTATATGTTTTCCCAATATATTTAATGAGCTCACTTGGCATTCTGGGTTGAGGATGGCTCAACTGAAGCCCTTCTAATAGAGCTTGCACAACATTTGGTCTGTTGGCTTGCTGCCTCTTATGGTAATCTTTAGACAAAAGATTAATCATTGGTTTAGCAAGTGTTACTTGTTCGTCTTTATTCAATGTAACCCAGACAATTGGAAATACCAGTACCCACAAATGGTATGCAACATTAGCATCTGTGTGGGCTAACTCTCTCAATGGAATTAATAGATCAGCCACCTGGAAGAATTTTT contains:
- the LOC100818852 gene encoding uncharacterized protein yields the protein METPSSTRRVTRSQALSASNDALITVSRKIEDSEKNASKSKSRVQQQDQSALIDITNDSPIVGLANGVILGTPLAKQRGSRIKNTPGSGEALLRGQVKTLLLKVEEEIELSKFSLESTELVAPMPVNTPQIQNLSGLASVTTPSVVLQQPLIPQVVNHVFDGSESEKSVISRSLLFDFSEKSQLSNASEECFSELSYEEVVQAEREIRSCFIEDDDASMSSIWSMQVNASTHDEDDEEIAEDEEGCYSENVEEEKEENDGGLLLDELCEGLNNISMNERIAPKFEGKHTRFAYNSDDEIVKEEVEENFGESDSSSNILRLKGLPTPKGKHLRFYEEEEGKSVL